From one Streptomyces sp. SCSIO 30461 genomic stretch:
- the map gene encoding type I methionyl aminopeptidase, translated as MVQIKTPEQIAKMREAGLVVAAIHAATRVAAVPGATTRDLDEVARKVIADHGAKSNFLGYGGFPATICTSVNEVVVHGIPDDKTVLKDGDIISIDAGAIVDGWHGDAAFTVFVGGGHAPELIELSRVTEESMWAGIAAMKAGNRLVDISRAIETYIRRQPKPGGGRYGIIEEYGGHGIGTEMHMDPHLLNYVSRKRGKGPKLVPGFCLAIEPMVSLGTPHTEVLSDDWTVITTDGTWSSHWEHSVALTEDGPLVLTAVDGGKAKLAELGVTAAPDPLA; from the coding sequence ATGGTGCAGATCAAGACCCCCGAGCAGATCGCGAAGATGCGTGAGGCGGGACTGGTCGTCGCCGCCATCCACGCGGCGACCCGCGTGGCCGCCGTGCCCGGCGCCACCACCCGGGATCTGGACGAGGTGGCCCGCAAGGTCATCGCGGACCACGGCGCCAAGTCCAACTTCCTGGGCTATGGCGGCTTCCCCGCCACGATCTGCACCTCGGTGAACGAGGTCGTCGTGCATGGCATCCCGGATGACAAGACGGTGCTCAAGGACGGCGACATCATCTCCATCGACGCCGGTGCGATCGTCGACGGCTGGCACGGTGACGCCGCGTTCACCGTGTTCGTCGGCGGTGGCCACGCCCCGGAGCTGATCGAGCTGTCCCGGGTGACGGAGGAGTCCATGTGGGCCGGTATCGCCGCGATGAAGGCGGGGAACCGGCTGGTCGACATCTCGCGCGCCATCGAGACCTACATCCGCCGCCAGCCCAAGCCGGGGGGCGGGCGCTACGGGATCATCGAGGAATACGGCGGCCACGGCATCGGCACCGAGATGCACATGGACCCGCACCTGCTGAACTACGTCTCCCGCAAGCGCGGCAAGGGCCCCAAGCTGGTGCCCGGTTTCTGCCTCGCCATCGAGCCGATGGTGTCGCTGGGCACCCCGCACACCGAGGTGCTCTCCGACGACTGGACCGTGATCACCACGGACGGCACCTGGTCCTCGCACTGGGAGCACTCGGTCGCGCTGACCGAGGACGGCCCGCTGGTCCTCACCGCCGTGGACGGCGGCAAGGCCAAGCTGGCGGAACTGGGCGTCACGGCTGCGCCGGACCCGCTCGCCTGA
- a CDS encoding adenylate kinase — MRIVLVGPPGAGKGTQAAFLAKNLSIPHISTGDLFRANISQGTELGKQAKAYMDAGNLVPDEVTIGMAKGRMEQSDAVNGFLLDGFPRNVSQAEALDEMLRTEGMKLDAVLDLEVPEDEVVKRIAGRRICRNESAHVFHVTYSPPQQEGVCDVCGGELYQRDDDSEGTVRKRLEVYHTQTEPIIDYYKAQGLVVTISALGKVADVTERAMEALRGDRAAQA, encoded by the coding sequence ATGCGAATCGTCCTCGTCGGGCCGCCCGGTGCGGGCAAGGGAACGCAGGCCGCGTTCCTCGCCAAGAACCTGTCGATCCCGCACATCTCCACGGGCGACCTCTTCCGGGCCAACATCAGCCAGGGCACCGAGCTGGGCAAGCAGGCCAAGGCGTATATGGACGCGGGCAACCTCGTGCCCGACGAGGTCACGATCGGCATGGCCAAGGGCCGCATGGAGCAGTCCGACGCGGTGAACGGCTTCCTGCTGGACGGCTTTCCGCGCAACGTCTCGCAGGCCGAGGCGCTGGACGAGATGCTCAGGACCGAGGGCATGAAGCTGGACGCGGTGCTGGACCTGGAAGTCCCCGAGGACGAGGTCGTGAAGCGGATCGCGGGCCGCCGCATCTGCCGCAACGAAAGCGCCCACGTCTTCCACGTGACCTACAGCCCGCCGCAGCAGGAAGGCGTCTGCGACGTCTGCGGCGGCGAGCTGTACCAGCGTGACGACGACTCCGAGGGGACCGTGCGCAAGCGGCTCGAGGTCTACCACACCCAGACCGAGCCGATCATCGACTACTACAAGGCCCAGGGCCTGGTGGTCACGATCTCCGCGCTCGGCAAGGTCGCCGATGTGACCGAGCGGGCCATGGAGGCCCTCCGGGGTGACCGGGCCGCGCAGGCCTGA
- the secY gene encoding preprotein translocase subunit SecY gives MLTAFARAFKTPDLRKKLLFTLGIIVLFRVGAHIPVPGVSYENVQICVEQASKNQGSLFGLVNMFSGGALLQITIFALGIMPYITASIILQLLTVVIPRLEALKKEGQAGTAKITQYTRYLTIALAILQGTGIVAAARSGALFQGCAVGSEIVPDQSIFITATMVITMTAGTAVVMWLGELITDRGIGNGMSILMFISIAAGFPGALWAIKESGKLAKGWIEFGTVIVIGFVMVALVVFVEQAQRRIPVQYAKRMIGRRSYGGTSTYIPLKVNQAGVIPVIFASSLLYIPALVAQFSNANSSWKTWIETYFVKGDHPYYITAYFLLIVFFAFFYVAISFNPEEVADNMKKYGGFIPGIRAGRPTAEYLSYVLNRITWPGSLYLGLIALVPTMALAGFGGANANFPFGGTSILIIVGVGLETVKQIESQLQQRNYEGFLR, from the coding sequence GTGCTCACCGCGTTCGCCCGGGCGTTCAAGACGCCCGACCTGCGCAAGAAGCTGCTCTTCACGCTCGGCATCATCGTGCTGTTCCGGGTCGGGGCCCACATTCCGGTCCCCGGCGTCAGCTACGAGAACGTCCAGATCTGTGTGGAGCAGGCGTCGAAGAACCAGGGAAGCCTGTTCGGCCTCGTCAACATGTTCAGCGGCGGCGCGCTGCTCCAGATCACCATCTTTGCGCTCGGCATCATGCCGTACATCACCGCGAGCATCATCCTTCAGCTGCTGACGGTGGTGATCCCGCGTCTGGAAGCCCTCAAGAAGGAGGGCCAGGCAGGTACGGCCAAGATCACGCAGTACACCCGTTACCTCACGATCGCGCTGGCGATCCTGCAGGGCACCGGCATCGTGGCCGCCGCCCGCAGCGGCGCCCTGTTCCAGGGCTGCGCCGTCGGCAGCGAGATCGTCCCGGACCAGTCGATCTTCATCACCGCCACCATGGTGATCACCATGACCGCCGGTACGGCCGTCGTCATGTGGCTCGGTGAGCTGATTACGGACCGCGGTATCGGCAACGGAATGTCGATCCTGATGTTCATCTCGATCGCCGCCGGCTTCCCCGGTGCCCTGTGGGCGATCAAGGAGAGCGGCAAGCTGGCCAAGGGCTGGATCGAGTTCGGCACCGTCATCGTGATCGGCTTCGTGATGGTGGCCCTCGTGGTGTTCGTCGAGCAGGCCCAGCGCCGTATCCCGGTGCAGTACGCCAAGCGCATGATCGGCCGCAGGTCCTACGGTGGTACGTCGACCTACATCCCGCTGAAGGTGAACCAGGCGGGTGTGATTCCTGTCATCTTCGCCTCGTCGCTGCTCTACATCCCGGCGCTGGTCGCGCAGTTCTCCAACGCCAACTCCAGCTGGAAAACCTGGATCGAAACGTACTTCGTGAAGGGCGACCACCCCTACTACATCACCGCGTACTTCCTCCTGATTGTCTTTTTCGCCTTCTTCTACGTGGCCATCTCGTTCAACCCCGAGGAAGTCGCGGACAACATGAAGAAGTATGGTGGCTTCATCCCGGGTATCCGGGCTGGTCGACCTACCGCTGAGTACTTGAGCTACGTGCTCAACCGGATCACCTGGCCGGGCTCGCTGTATCTGGGTCTGATCGCTCTTGTGCCGACGATGGCGTTGGCCGGCTTCGGTGGTGCGAACGCGAACTTCCCGTTCGGCGGCACCAGCATCCTCATCATCGTGGGTGTCGGTCTGGAGACCGTGAAGCAGATCGAGAGTCAGCTCCAGCAGCGCAACTACGAAGGGTTCCTCCGCTGA